From the Deltaproteobacteria bacterium HGW-Deltaproteobacteria-4 genome, one window contains:
- a CDS encoding TraB family protein yields MNPSTDLQRIFLPGREIILIGTAHVSQESVDMVLQVIASEEPDRVCVELDSQRYQALKDDSRWQSLNLVQAIRSGQGSFLLANLALVSFQKRMGMQTGVRPGAELLAAASAAEENGIALSLVDRNIRTTLLRAWRMTGFGKRLSIMAALLSGLFDSTKIDEKELARLRQSDALNGMIEEMGSALPSVKAILIDERDRYMAHNIRNASGSKVVAVVGAAHVPGILRHFDSDALDDINDLEIIPEPGLIARASAWLIPGAIVVVFIAGFFLGDKGRLMEAAFAWILATGSLSAIGTAVALGHPLTILTAFVAAPITTLHPALGVGFFTGLTQAWIVPPTVRDLEHVSDDVVTMRGWWGNRVTRVLLVFFFSSLGASAGLFLALRWLTKVF; encoded by the coding sequence ATGAATCCATCAACAGATCTGCAACGCATTTTTCTTCCCGGCCGTGAAATCATCCTTATCGGCACCGCTCATGTTTCGCAGGAATCGGTCGACATGGTCCTCCAGGTCATTGCGAGCGAAGAACCGGATCGTGTCTGCGTCGAACTCGACAGCCAACGTTATCAGGCCCTCAAGGACGATTCCCGCTGGCAATCCCTCAATCTGGTGCAGGCCATCCGCAGCGGCCAGGGATCCTTCCTCCTCGCCAACCTTGCCCTCGTCTCCTTCCAGAAACGGATGGGGATGCAGACCGGCGTGCGCCCCGGCGCCGAGTTACTGGCCGCCGCCAGCGCCGCCGAAGAGAACGGTATCGCCCTCAGCCTCGTCGATCGCAACATTCGCACCACCCTGTTGCGAGCCTGGCGCATGACCGGCTTCGGCAAACGACTCAGCATTATGGCCGCCCTGCTCTCCGGACTCTTCGACAGCACCAAGATCGACGAAAAAGAATTGGCCCGGTTGCGACAGTCCGACGCCCTCAACGGCATGATTGAAGAGATGGGGAGCGCCCTCCCCTCGGTCAAAGCGATCCTCATCGACGAGCGCGATCGCTACATGGCGCACAACATCCGCAACGCCAGTGGCAGCAAGGTCGTGGCCGTCGTCGGCGCTGCCCATGTGCCGGGGATTCTCCGTCACTTTGACAGCGATGCTCTGGACGATATCAACGATCTTGAAATCATTCCCGAGCCGGGACTTATCGCTCGCGCTTCTGCCTGGCTGATCCCCGGAGCGATCGTTGTCGTCTTTATCGCCGGCTTCTTCCTTGGCGACAAAGGCCGGCTCATGGAGGCCGCCTTCGCCTGGATCCTCGCTACCGGCTCCCTCTCCGCCATCGGCACGGCCGTCGCCCTCGGCCATCCCCTCACCATTCTCACCGCCTTTGTCGCCGCGCCGATCACCACCCTCCATCCTGCCCTCGGTGTCGGCTTCTTTACCGGCCTCACCCAGGCCTGGATCGTACCGCCGACGGTGCGCGACCTCGAACACGTCAGTGACGATGTCGTCACCATGCGCGGTTGGTGGGGTAACCGCGTCACCCGCGTCCTCCTCGTCTTTTTCTTCTCCTCCCTCGGCGCCTCTGCCGGGCTCTTCCTCGCCTTGCGCTGGCTGACTAAGGTCTTTTAG
- a CDS encoding exonuclease sbcCD subunit D, translating into MRILHLADLHLGKIIFDLHLTVDQQHILEQIVAIAVREKVDVVVISGDLYDRSIPPVQATMVMDDFLSRLLIDHGIKVIITPGNHDSAERLAFASRLLKDQGLFIASGMSEGIAPVILHDDAGPVTFWPLPYIDPLALKRHLGDLEIDDFDSAMERVVASLPLAPGRNLCLAHCFTGGGEASESERPLTIGGSSLVDPLHFAPFELTLLGHLHRPQQVGAKVFYAGSPLKYSFSETGQSKVVAIFDLAADGSFTRTLVELVPLREMRTLSGELTEILAAAANDPGADDYLWIELTDRSALFDYAAKLRTAYPNLLNITRTAYAGNGTSGDAIVVRNKSESEIVSAFFHHVSSNGLSSSEASVLAEVLNDLLRQEQGEESCDRSN; encoded by the coding sequence ATGCGTATCCTTCACCTCGCTGACCTCCATCTCGGCAAGATCATCTTCGATCTCCATTTGACCGTCGATCAACAGCACATTCTCGAACAGATCGTCGCTATTGCCGTGCGTGAAAAGGTCGATGTTGTCGTCATCAGTGGCGATCTTTATGACCGCTCCATCCCGCCGGTGCAGGCGACGATGGTCATGGACGACTTCCTGTCCCGTCTGCTCATCGACCACGGTATCAAGGTGATCATCACCCCCGGCAACCACGACAGCGCCGAACGACTCGCCTTTGCCAGCCGTCTCCTCAAGGATCAGGGGCTCTTTATCGCCTCGGGGATGAGCGAGGGGATTGCGCCGGTCATCCTTCATGACGACGCCGGACCGGTCACTTTCTGGCCCTTGCCGTATATCGACCCTTTGGCGTTGAAGAGGCACCTCGGCGATCTGGAGATCGACGATTTTGATAGTGCGATGGAGCGGGTCGTAGCCTCGCTTCCCCTGGCGCCGGGTCGCAATCTCTGTCTCGCCCACTGTTTCACCGGCGGCGGAGAGGCGAGCGAATCGGAGCGCCCCCTGACCATCGGCGGCTCCAGTCTCGTCGATCCGCTGCACTTCGCCCCCTTCGAGCTCACCCTCCTTGGCCATCTGCATCGCCCGCAGCAGGTCGGTGCCAAGGTTTTTTACGCCGGCTCTCCCCTTAAATATTCTTTCTCTGAAACCGGCCAGAGCAAGGTCGTCGCCATCTTTGATCTCGCCGCGGACGGTTCCTTTACCCGCACCCTGGTCGAACTCGTCCCCTTGCGCGAGATGCGTACCCTCTCTGGCGAATTGACAGAGATCCTGGCCGCAGCGGCGAACGATCCCGGTGCCGACGACTATCTCTGGATTGAATTGACCGATCGCAGCGCCCTCTTCGATTACGCTGCCAAGCTGCGGACGGCTTACCCTAATCTCCTCAATATCACCCGCACCGCATATGCCGGCAATGGCACAAGCGGCGACGCAATCGTCGTCCGTAACAAGAGCGAGAGCGAGATCGTCAGCGCCTTCTTCCATCACGTCAGCAGCAATGGCCTCAGCAGCAGCGAAGCGAGCGTGCTCGCCGAGGTTCTCAACGACCTGCTGCGCCAGGAGCAGGGGGAGGAATCATGCGACCGCTCAAACTGA
- a CDS encoding aminoglycoside phosphotransferase: MRFAQTRDILQHQVAPYHRTVSQHYQDFSGQEISPRNQLMLDYLIDHELRLALAIHDFMEAAHPGALDYWFKRIEIPFPAANSGVLTDACRTDLDALVGAAICYKTALIAFYGHLLQNCDDAKAAHLFQTLKDQEEKGMKRFIRHAQGLADL, translated from the coding sequence ATGCGTTTTGCTCAGACCCGCGATATCCTTCAGCACCAGGTGGCCCCTTATCACCGCACCGTCAGTCAGCATTATCAGGATTTTTCCGGGCAGGAGATCTCCCCCCGCAATCAGTTGATGCTCGACTACCTCATTGATCATGAACTGCGCTTGGCGCTGGCGATTCATGACTTCATGGAAGCGGCTCACCCCGGAGCCCTTGACTACTGGTTCAAGCGGATTGAAATCCCCTTCCCGGCGGCGAACTCCGGGGTTCTGACCGATGCCTGCCGCACGGATCTCGATGCTCTGGTCGGAGCGGCCATCTGTTACAAAACAGCGCTGATCGCTTTTTATGGACATCTCCTGCAAAACTGCGATGACGCCAAAGCCGCACACCTCTTTCAAACCCTGAAAGATCAAGAAGAGAAGGGGATGAAGCGCTTTATCCGCCATGCCCAGGGTCTGGCTGACCTGTAA
- a CDS encoding NADH:ubiquinone reductase (Na(+)-transporting) subunit F, producing the protein MSAILLGILMFTGIIMALVALILLARARLLPGGEVVLTINHDPEKSITVSPGGKLLSVLADHKIFIPSACGGGGTCGQCKVKIPAGGGDILPTETAHINKRMAREGYRLSCQVGVKQDLALELPAEIFAIRQWRCKVRSNHNCATFIKELVLELPAGEELDFRAGGYIQIEAQPHVVEYKEMAIEEEYRADWDRMNLWRYRSEVKEPIMRAYSMANYPEEQGIVMLNVRVSPPPPSVPDAPPGQMSSFIFNLKPGDEVTISGPFGEFFAKETNAEMIFIGGGAGMAPLRSHIFDQLKRLHSQRKISFWYGARSLREAFYVEEFEALAAAHDNFSWHLVLSDPQPEDNWSGAVGFVHHFLLSSYLKDHPTPEDCEYYLCGPPMMTRAVVEMLENLGVEGDNILFDNFGL; encoded by the coding sequence ATGAGCGCCATCCTCCTCGGCATCCTGATGTTCACCGGGATTATCATGGCGCTGGTGGCCCTGATCCTCCTCGCCCGGGCCCGTCTCCTCCCTGGGGGAGAGGTCGTCCTGACCATCAATCATGACCCGGAAAAGAGCATCACCGTTTCTCCCGGCGGCAAGCTGTTGTCCGTCCTCGCCGACCACAAAATCTTCATCCCTTCCGCTTGTGGCGGTGGCGGCACCTGCGGCCAGTGCAAGGTGAAGATTCCGGCCGGTGGCGGTGATATCCTGCCGACCGAGACCGCCCATATCAATAAACGGATGGCGCGGGAAGGTTACCGTCTGTCCTGCCAGGTCGGGGTCAAGCAGGATCTGGCGCTGGAGCTGCCGGCGGAGATCTTCGCCATCCGCCAGTGGCGCTGTAAGGTCCGCTCCAACCACAATTGCGCCACCTTTATCAAAGAGTTGGTCCTCGAACTTCCGGCCGGAGAGGAACTCGATTTCCGCGCCGGTGGCTACATCCAGATTGAGGCCCAGCCGCATGTTGTTGAATACAAAGAGATGGCGATCGAAGAAGAGTACCGCGCCGATTGGGATCGCATGAACCTGTGGCGCTATCGCTCCGAAGTCAAAGAGCCGATCATGCGTGCTTACTCCATGGCCAACTACCCGGAAGAGCAGGGGATTGTCATGCTTAATGTCCGCGTCTCGCCGCCGCCGCCGTCTGTCCCGGATGCGCCGCCGGGGCAGATGTCCTCCTTTATCTTCAATCTCAAACCGGGGGATGAGGTAACGATCTCCGGTCCCTTTGGTGAATTCTTTGCCAAGGAGACGAATGCCGAGATGATCTTTATCGGCGGCGGCGCCGGCATGGCCCCCTTGCGGTCACATATCTTCGATCAGCTCAAGCGTTTGCACAGCCAACGGAAAATCTCCTTTTGGTACGGTGCCCGCAGTCTGCGTGAAGCCTTTTATGTCGAGGAATTCGAGGCGTTGGCCGCCGCGCACGATAACTTCAGCTGGCACCTTGTCCTCTCTGATCCCCAGCCGGAAGATAACTGGAGCGGTGCGGTCGGTTTTGTTCATCATTTCCTCCTCAGCAGTTATCTCAAGGATCATCCTACCCCGGAGGATTGCGAGTATTATCTCTGCGGCCCGCCGATGATGACCAGGGCGGTGGTCGAGATGCTGGAAAACCTTGGCGTTGAAGGGGACAACATCCTCTTTGACAATTTCGGTTTGTAA
- the ylqF gene encoding ribosome biogenesis GTPase YlqF, which produces MAIEWYPGHMTRAKREIGEALAIVDVVIEVVDARLPRSSSNPLLQKLRGVKPCVKVLNKQDLADPWVTKEWVQHFEAEKGVLALPIEAKNLREAGQILRLCQQLIPHKGKAGRTLRVMVVGIPNVGKSTLINTLAGKKIARVGDKPAITTCKQQIKLANHIVLDDTPGLLWPDLRDQLGAFRLATSGAIGANAFDSKDVAHFAIAFMLERYRDALVQSYPLAEKESDPAILLTEIGRRHGCLLSGGIDLTRAGEFFLRALRAGKYGRFSLERPGDAVFVEGDEDEDDEIDSVDM; this is translated from the coding sequence ATGGCGATTGAATGGTATCCGGGGCATATGACCAGGGCAAAGCGGGAGATCGGCGAAGCCCTCGCCATTGTCGATGTTGTTATTGAAGTCGTCGATGCCCGCCTGCCGCGTTCGAGTTCCAATCCCCTGTTGCAGAAGCTGCGCGGGGTCAAGCCCTGCGTCAAGGTTCTCAACAAGCAGGATCTCGCCGATCCCTGGGTGACCAAGGAGTGGGTGCAGCACTTCGAAGCCGAGAAGGGGGTGCTGGCTCTGCCGATCGAAGCGAAGAATCTCCGCGAAGCCGGTCAGATTCTTCGCCTCTGTCAGCAGCTGATCCCGCATAAGGGCAAAGCAGGGCGGACGCTGCGCGTCATGGTGGTCGGTATCCCCAACGTCGGCAAATCGACCTTGATCAATACCCTTGCCGGCAAAAAGATCGCCCGAGTCGGCGACAAACCGGCAATCACCACCTGCAAGCAGCAGATCAAACTCGCCAACCACATCGTTCTCGATGATACGCCGGGCCTCCTCTGGCCCGATCTGCGCGATCAACTCGGCGCCTTCCGCCTCGCTACCAGCGGTGCTATCGGCGCCAATGCCTTCGACTCCAAGGATGTGGCCCACTTTGCCATTGCCTTCATGCTCGAACGCTACCGCGATGCTCTGGTGCAAAGCTACCCACTGGCTGAAAAGGAGTCGGATCCGGCGATTCTCCTCACCGAGATCGGCCGCCGCCATGGCTGCCTCCTTAGTGGCGGTATCGATCTCACCCGCGCCGGTGAGTTCTTCCTCCGTGCCCTGCGCGCCGGCAAGTACGGTCGTTTCTCTCTGGAAAGACCGGGGGATGCCGTCTTTGTTGAAGGGGACGAGGACGAGGATGATGAGATAGATTCCGTGGATATGTAG